In Burkholderiales bacterium, the following proteins share a genomic window:
- a CDS encoding aldo/keto reductase, translated as MKPAAQAGTLKVGDFTVNRLGFGAMRVTGADIWGDPPDKGEARRLLRRAFELGHDFIDTADSYGPYVSENLIAEALHPYPAGLVIATKGGLVRPSPRQWTECGVPEHLRQAVDGSLRRLKLDRIDLYQLHAPDPYVPFAESLSTLADLQRAGKIRHLGVSNVTVKQLEEAQRIARIVSVQNEYNLENRAHEDVLLACEQAGIAFIPWYPLGAGRALKSEKVKRIAARLGATPSQVALAWLLARSPVMLPIPGTSSTKHLEDNAAAASLRLLEADLAELA; from the coding sequence ATGAAACCGGCGGCGCAGGCGGGCACGCTCAAGGTCGGCGACTTCACGGTGAATCGCCTCGGCTTCGGGGCGATGCGCGTGACCGGCGCCGACATCTGGGGCGATCCGCCCGACAAGGGCGAAGCGCGCCGGCTGCTCCGGCGCGCCTTCGAGCTGGGTCACGACTTCATCGACACCGCCGACAGCTACGGGCCGTACGTCTCCGAGAACCTGATCGCCGAAGCGCTGCACCCGTATCCCGCGGGCCTCGTCATCGCGACCAAGGGCGGGCTCGTGCGGCCCAGCCCCAGGCAGTGGACCGAATGCGGGGTGCCCGAGCACCTGCGGCAGGCGGTCGACGGCAGCCTGCGCCGGCTCAAGCTCGACCGCATCGACCTGTACCAGCTCCACGCGCCCGATCCTTACGTGCCCTTCGCCGAGTCCCTGAGCACGCTCGCCGACCTCCAGCGCGCGGGCAAGATCCGTCACCTCGGCGTATCGAACGTGACGGTGAAACAGCTCGAGGAAGCCCAGCGCATCGCCAGGATCGTCTCGGTGCAGAACGAGTACAACCTCGAGAACCGCGCGCACGAAGACGTGCTGCTCGCCTGCGAGCAGGCGGGGATCGCGTTCATACCCTGGTATCCGCTCGGCGCCGGGCGCGCGCTCAAGTCGGAAAAGGTGAAGCGCATCGCGGCGAGGCTCGGCGCGACGCCGTCGCAGGTGGCGCTTGCATGGCTGCTCGCGCGCTCTCCGGTGATGCTGCCGATACCGGGCACGTCGTCGACCAAGCACCTCGAGGACAACGCCGCCGCGGCGTCGCTTCGCCTGCTCGAAGCCGACCTTGCGGAGCTGGCATGA